From the genome of Biomphalaria glabrata chromosome 17, xgBioGlab47.1, whole genome shotgun sequence, one region includes:
- the LOC129923798 gene encoding placenta-specific gene 8 protein-like — translation MNREPWKPEVSPSAPGLESDDPAPPYSMACSSQTMFNPPAPPYATTQMGMNYGPTHYTPYQPPSYYALPPASASPSSSTTVIIQQPQAMVGPNGRRLWSTKICDCCKDMNICCCGTFCYTVLACQVATDMGESFCVPCCVIGWLTTLRTKLRTEQNIAGSVLDDCCASCFCSPCVLCQLSREIKICRNSGMMRV, via the exons ATGAACAGAGAACCATGGAAACCGGAAGTGTCTCCCTCAGCGCCTGGACTAGAAAGTGAc GATCCAGCGCCGCCCTATTCTATGGCGTGCTCCAGCCAGACCATGTTTAACCCGCCGGCGCCCCCGTACGCAACAACTCAAATGGGCATGAATTACGGGCCAACGCACTACACGCCCTACCAGCCTCCTAGCTACTACGCCCTCCCTCCGGCGAGTGCCTCTCCCTCAAGCTCCACCACTGTGATCATTCAGCAGCCCCAGGCCATGGTCGGCCCCAATGGGAGACGCCTCTGGTCTACAAAGATTTGTGATTGCTGCAAAGATATGAACATat GCTGCTGCGGAACGTTCTGCTACACGGTGCTGGCATGTCAGGTAGCCACTGACATGGGCGAGTCCTTCTGCGTCCCATGCTGCGTCATCGGTTGGCTGACGACCTTGAGGACGAAGTTGAGAACGGAACAGAACATTGCC GGAAGCGTCCTGGACGATTGTTGTGCTTCGTGTTTCTGTTCGCCCTGTGTCCTCTGTCAGCTGTCACGGGAGATCAAGATCTGTCGCAACTCTGGAATGATGCGAGTCTAG
- the LOC106055311 gene encoding uncharacterized protein LOC106055311 — MDESSDPQNTPDADPEPTSPKEENKDLAKSIEKQITKNLARSNTFRPQPINNINVNIQTHAPHISTEGDQSAKGLLMPLAQLQFPNYNSAAPQAPPKQEEAPMSPTATTTNVIINQPMQASPQPPRPWRTGLCSICDDCHICCCSTFCFICYACSISVDMDESCCVPCCIPGPASLIALRTKIRTQENIQGSIMRDCCAAFWCPSCALCQLAREVKYVNLTKTE, encoded by the exons ATGGATGAATCAAGCGATCCCCAAAATACTCCTGATGCTGATCCCGAACCCACA TCCCCCAAAGAAGAGAACAAAGACCTCGCTAAGAGCATCGAGAAACAAATCACTAAGAACCTCGCAAGATCCAACACCTTCAGACCCCAGCCCATCAACAACATCAATGTGAACATTCAGACTCACGCCCCTCACATCTCCACAGAGGGCGACCAGAGCGCCAAAGGGCTTCTCATGCCCCTGGCACAGCTGCAGTTCCCCAACTACAACAGCGCCGCTCCACAGGCGCCCCCCAAGCAGGAAGAGGCGCCAATGTCCCCCACGGCGACGACGACGAACGTCATTATAAACCAGCCGATGCAGGCGTCGCCCCAGCCACCACGCCCTTGGAGAACGGGCCTGTGCTCAATATGCGATGATTGCCATATCT GCTGTTGCTCAACCTTCTGTTTCATTTGCTATGCTTGCTCTATTTCTGTCGACATGGATGAGTCGTGTTGTGTCCCTTGTTGCATACCAGGCCCGGCATCTTTAATCGCATTGAGGACTAAAATAAGAACCCAGGAGAACATTCAA GGAAGCATCATGAGGGACTGTTGTGCCGCCTTCTGGTGTCCATCTTGTGCTTTGTGCCAACTGGCCAGGGAGGTGAAGTACGTCAACTTGACCaagacagaataa
- the LOC106055312 gene encoding cornifelin homolog: MSAGNNRTIDSTSSSHAAGHPVVSQPLDVSTTTWFSTLESQVGMEQQQQNQQTRLGPNSRNWSSGLCDCTEDRKICCNGFWCLPCLACQVSQDMGESFCLPCCVPCAYLYVLRTKIRMEQNITGSTMDDCCPVCCCPSCTLCQLARELKYTQRSDMMMTSWRPRHAHSDDRQDMNV, encoded by the exons atgagtGCTGGAAACAACCGGACGATCGACTCCACATCCTCCAGCCACGCCGCGGGGCATCCCGTGGTCAGCCAGCCTCTCGATGTGTCAACGACCACCTGGTTCTCGACGTTGGAATCCCAAGTAGGTATGGAGCAACAGCAGCAGAATCAGCAGACCAGACTGGGGCCCAATTCCAGAAACTGGAGTTCAGGACTCTGTGACTGCACTGAAGACAGAAAAATAT gctgcAACGGATTTTGGTGTCTCCCGTGTCTAGCATGCCAGGTGTCTCAAGACATGGGCGAATCCTTTTGTTTACCCTGCTGTGTGCCGTGCGCTTATCTGTATGTCCTTAGAACGAAGATTCGGATGGAACAGAACATCACA GGGAGCACCATGGATGATTGCTGCCCAGTTTGCTGTTGTCCTTCATGCACGCTGTGCCAACTGGCCAGAGAGCTGAAATATACCCAGCGGAGTGATATGATGATGACCAGCTGGAGACCAAGGCATGCACACAGTGACGACAGACAAGACATGAACGTGTAG